The DNA window TACTCCTATTAACAGAAAGTATAAGTTTTCTATCATGTTTAGTGATGAAGATGTCTGTTGGACTTGTGTTGTAGTGTGCTGAGCTACCCTGAACCACAACTCGGCAGACGGCGACAACAACAAACTCTCAATTAATTGACCCTATAGCCCAACTAACATTGTATCACTGGTAGTTCAGATGTTGAGCATGTATGAATGTCTATCTACAGATCCATGTGCAGAGTCATGCGTTGCTGCAATGCGCAGCCTGTCTGATGCGAAGTTGCATAAAGGAAAATTGAACATGGAAGCGGAAACTGGATAAACCTTTCTTTCAACTTGATCTATAAGAGTGTGAGTATAGTAAGTGCTATATGAGGTGGCATTGGTGTCTTCAACCTGATAAATTCGTAGATTTTGTCAACGTAGAAGATTAGATGAAGAGACATATGAGGCTACTCGTCAACAGGAACACGATATGGCAATGTGTGAATGTAGGAAAGGGGCTGGGGAGATCAGGAAGTGCGACTCATGCAAGTGCAGTGTGTGTACCGCATTTAGTATGGGAACAAACTTCTGTAATCAGTGGGTGTCCATGAGCTCTCTGCCTGCTACTATAAGGATATAGAGGCAAGAAGCCCGGAAGACCGACTTGAGTCACCTGTGTGTAGGCTCCTTATATAAATTTGGAAGGCGAATCAGCCAGTTGTGACTGAATTAGTTGAATTTGGGGTCTATTGGCATAGGGGCACCTTTCTTGATGTGTTACACTGCGCGCCAGCCAGACAGCCAGGAAGTGACGATAACCTTTCAGGAGAAAACAGAAACCCACATCACTATAGACAAACCGAGACCCAGGTTGAGATTGGTGAATGGTTTTTCGAAATGAAACTCATGTCTGAATTGAGAGGAAGAGTGGTAGATATACTTCAGATGGGTGGTGCAGAATACCCAGCAGCGAGTGAACCAATGACCATATATCGAAAAAGAGACAGGAATAACGATTGAGAAGCAGACTATGATACAAATAACGATGGAAATCTGAAAATATGTACGATACTTCCTTTATCGTCGTCCATCGTTTGACGGCCTGTTGGGTCCATCGCCATAATACAACGCCGCATAAAAGGAGACAAATCCACGACGATCCAATACTACCTAAGACCGATGATCACAGTACAAGATACATACAGTTagtaagtaaaagctttGATCCAGCTGCATAATGACTGTTAGGCAATAGTTTCGGTAACCAGTGCTGCGGTTTCAGTGAAAATATCCGTCCATCACTGTCATGGCAACAGACCTGGGATACTCTGTACTTCGCGGCACATTCAGCACCTGATATGCAGCCGAGATTGTCAAATGAACAAGATTTTTGATGAGAATACAGACTAAACCTAGGGACAAGTGTAATCGGCACTTCATCTTCCAATAGCAAACGGGAACGGCGGAGATGAATGGCCTTGCACAGCCTGACAACTCATGCAAGAGCGAGCTAGTCGATCAAATGCATCCATGTAAAGTTAACTCGCTTCTTTTCGGATGGTACTCTGTGGTGTGACTGTTATGGTTACGTGATAACACTCCCTCCCTCCATGAATCAAGTCAGGAATGGTGTAGGCTGTAAAGGGGAATATCAGTCTCCTGGTGCGAGACCAGCTTAAGGGACGCGAGTAACCGGTGTGATCCGACCAGTATTGGCAAGACTAGTAATCACATATAGAGCCCAATCTCATTGTTCTAttcaacaacatcagcatCATAGAGAGGACTGCAGAGAATGTTTAGAAGCACGAGCAAGTCGTAAGACATATTCTACGTACTTTCTGAGTTGCTTGGCTGTCGTGCCGGATGAGGATTACTAAAGAACACGGCATTATTGCAGTTTTCTCTCAGCTTTGATCTTTACACAGGGTTTTGTTGAAATTCTGCTTGAATGTATGGTCTTGTGACCTTACCGAACACTCTATTGTCTGTTTTATTGTTGTACACTTGGGCTTATACTGAGAAAGTTGCTGCACTCTGAAGCTGTATCtacttttaaagattaaaaagcaCTGCTACATCCTACCTATATCATGTACTTTCTAAGAATAGAAACGGATCAGACAGTTTACCACGAGTAAGCTCTCATCGGCCCAAGGTGTGCCTGGACTTCCAAAGACAGGGCAACGACGACATGAGCTTTTGCTAGTCAGTATGTGTACTCTTAACTGGGGTAGGTTATATCTGGCAGCACACTATTAACCAGAAtgaaaaaagacaaaagagcAGTTGCCTCGGTAGTATTAACCCAGAAGCATAATATCACTCGAGTATGTACTTGAATCATCTACAATAAGACATGCAACCACATGGTGTTTGCTATGTGTGCAAAGGATCTGGCAAATTCCACAGCGTCCCGTATCTTAGTGTTTCATGTGGTTGGGGGTACTTCAGCTGTTCTGGCTCAGCAGGAAATAAGACTCCGGTGCCATGCGGAAGGTTTAAGAAACCTGGTCATCCTTAAAGTAACCGGTGCTGAGtagatgctgatgatgagggAGCTGAAACTCTTGACAGCACTTGCTTCACACCCGGTTAATCTATAGAGGATCTCGTCAGCGTAGAGTAGCATATTGTGCAACTCTGGCAGCAAACGCCTTGATAGGAGAAGCTGTTACACAGCAGCCCTCAATGGCGGATCTACGGATGATTGCTGAGCGGGTAGAGGATGAAGTTGACGGGAGCACAGAACAGAACACAGCAGAACAAGGATGGTATTACTTGCAGCGGCAAGCTGCATTAAACATGGCTGATCCTTTGGCTGACCTCGTGCCACTTGATGCGACACAGACAGGAAACAGGCAAAATCTGAAAGGGAGTGAGATGTTCGGAGTGAGCATGAACTTGAGGTATGATAACCTCCCAATTCTGAGTGATGCATATGGAGGCGGGGGCGGCGCAGACCGAGATACGGTAGTGTCCCGAGGTTAAATGACATATGATCTAGACTTGTACGTAGGGGATGTTGATCAACAAATAGACGTCATGTCGAGTGAGGCTGAAGAGAAGCTGCAGGTCAGCAGCGGGAGGAGATGCATCATGCAGATGCGggtatctatctatctgcTGCATgcactataaattaaaggaGATGCATCTACAttaacaaataaatcaaGCAAATAACAAACGGATAAAATCAGACATTAATTACTTGCAGTTTATCCTTTTTTTGGTGTACCAGGAATAGATAGATGGAGGGGATGTTTCGTCTGGCGCGCGCCATATATATCACCCAATAACGAGAGGGGGTCATGTTTCGGGGAAGCTGGAAGCCGATTCCCGGATCGACGGAGCAGAAATTGATGTAAGCGGAAGAGAGGAAAAGGATaaattgtttcttttttgccTTGGGTATGAGACATGAATATGAGGATTGTGTGATGACGAGTAGTTTCAGGCTAAGTCAATAGGCGCTGGGCTTGTTGTACTGTCTCAAATACACAAACACAGAGAGGGATGTCGTACCAGAGAACAAAGAAGAATCTGTCATGATTGACTGATGTGCTGAAATTAAAGTACATGCATCACAAGTGAGTGGAGAAGACGAGGGATACACGTGCGCATGACATTCATTACCTGGGTACTGGTCCAGTCTAGTATATCACCTACCAATTTAGGTACAGTAGGTAGGGCTGATGGTGTCGAGGATAAGGAGCCTTGGATGAGTATACAATTTATCCCTCATATTCATTGATATACTTATCATGTTTGAGTAGTTCGTGACTGATCTGATAATATCCCGCAGCACATCCAAGTGGTGGCTTGAACATGGATTATAGACTGGGATAAACCCTACATCTTTCATTCAGCAGAGGCAAGGCATAGGCGTATGTACCAGAATCTGTCGAAAAGAACCGGTCAATATGACTAGATCTTAAGGCTGCTTTCCGTCTCTCATGTCGTATGTTTTATTACCTCTAATCATGGTTGAGAGTTGCCGAAATGGACTGTATAACGATTAATCTTCTGACCAAATTTGATCCGATATTTGAGTAGAGAGAGGTCAAGGGAGagtctcttttcttttcttttcttttcatttCATACAAGAAGCcactctttgctttttcttccttccctCCCCCTTCAACTCATCGTCTCTCCTCTTCCCATCGAGATCTATTACGGTTCATAATCTGGTTTCAAGTCCAGGTACAGAGTACTCTCAAACATATCTCACCAACCCTTCGTGGCCACGGCTAAAAAGGTGTTGATACTGTTACAGTACATTGCGGTACGTACCTGACCTGGGCCAGGTTTCAAAGTGGTAGAGCTGGTCACCCCAGCATAACCAGTTCTTTATTGCGCTATTGATCCTGTTGGCGTTttgtttgcttcttctttcgctattttgtctctttttttATGTGCCGTCTCTCAGCCGattgaaaagagaaaagacgAGAGATaccaaaagcaaagaaagaaGCTCTTTGACCTTTTGTGATCGTCATCTACCTTGAGTGATTGACAGGGAGCAGCTCCAATTAGCGCGCGCTACCAATGAATCGCATGCGCTGAGAAGTTTAAGAGCTCCTCTAggtccagctccagctccattCTGTCGGGTACAGCCAGCATTGAAGACTATTAAATTGTCTGCTGATTGTCattatcaatcaatcaatcagttGAGAATCCAAGTCTTGTTTGACCGCGGCTCAacttgatcaattgatttTTGAATCAATCAATTGCACGTGCAACTCCAACCCAAAGGTACCTTCCCTTCTTTCCTTACTTTCTACTAAATTGTGCAACCACTTCTCACTTATCCGCTTTCCGCCTTCCCCATCTCATTCATCCACGGGCTGCTCCTCCCCCATCTTTTTACCTTCCCTTATCCTTATCCCCCCTCCCACTCTCTCATCACGCTACCTACCTACGCTACCTTTACTCAAGACAATCTCTTATTCAACATCATTGTCTAATTCTAAACCAAGACTGAGACGAGactaatttacttttaatctCAAGCCCAAATAATCAACCATTACTCGTCGCTAATATTGACACTTATTACCTTTCAGGCTTCGTCGCATCGCATCGAAACCTTACCATCAAAACAACCAATATTTTACATCTTTTGGGTCGCAATTCTCTGTAAACACCCTCGTCAAATCATCCCTGCTCATCTCACCGAAAACCGTCTTAGCAACCCACGAAACGATACGTACCGATACATCACAGTTGCTTCGAGTTCGAGTTCGAGTCCGAGTCCCCCACCCTCATCCAAAAGTCCAAGCCCAACTCCCGTCCGTCTACTTGGGTTCCTCCCCCGATTCTCCAATCACACTTCTTCCGTCCATTCCCCAAAAGAGACCCAACACCCTCGACggctctctttctctctcctcttctcttGGGTGTTCCGAGGTCTGGGACCCTCCAGATATACAACCACAAGCTACCCCGAAATCATCAATCTCAACTCGATCCGAGCCGACAAGTATCCACCATACAAACTCGAGCTCCATCCAGCTTTACACTAACTCCACCTTGAACCTACACCGATGATGCTCATGATCGTATTGGTCTCGATATCATGATGCTCTGCGCACCACGGCATTCGTCTATCCTACCATCGTCGCATCTGATATCATCCCCACTTACGCCGTTGTTGTCATTCTCGACCACTTCTCTCTCTCGCCGTCGTTCTTATACGTCTTGCCCTTCCTCCAGGCATCATTACCGACGCAGTTTCCTTCGAGCAATCGCCTTGACAGGCACTCTCCGGCCCATCGGCCACTCTCCATTCAACACAGCTCATGTCACGAGTCGCCGCAGACGTTTTATACACCAAAAGAATCTCTCCCCGCCCACCTGCTCGACCTATATCGCATCTCTCACCCATTTTCCGTCTTGCGACGATTCCGAAACCCAAAACTTCTACGTGACCCCCCAAACATCGATCCCAGCCGCCTAATCTGCGATTCGTCTGGTCTCCTCGCCCCATAGCTAGCAGCCCTTCCAGCTGCTGCCCGCCATGTCTTCACAGGCTGTCCCGGACACGCAGCTAGGGCTTACAAACGAGGAGATCCAGCTGCTTCGCCAAGGGCAGGCGGCACTGGGAGGGGGGTCCAGCAGCTCGCGCGCCGCCAGTCGTGCAAGTAGCCAAGGCCTTCTACTACTTGACAGCTCCTCACTTTCTGCATTAGGTCGGTACTTCGACCACCTCATGGCCAGTATCGAGCAACGGATCAACTACCTGAGTCACGAAGCGCAGCGTTTTACTCAACTGCAGTACGATGAAGCGGATGGGATCATTGGTGGCGCCGATGCAGAAATTGCTCGCTATACCGAGATTCTTCAGCAGCTGGATGAGCTTGAGGTGGATTTTGATCGTATCGCTCACATCAAGGAAATCGTCAAGGGTTACAGGTCAAGAGTTGAGAGCTTAGAAAGGGACCTCGAGAGCAGCGGTAGCTCTAGCCGACATCATTCTCACCGGCACTCGTCGTCACATCATTCCTCGTCCCATCGCAGCCATGGCCACTCCCACCGTCACAGCAGCTCTCACCGCTCAAGGCATTAAACAGCCACTCTCCCTCCCCACCAACAAATTATGGTCAGAGACCACTCATTTACAATTCTTGGTACAGTAAAAACgaatttttaaaaaagacGAAAAGTTTcgaaaaagaaagatggGAAAATGTGTTCAAAAAGAGACAAAGTCCCACGCGGGTTAAACAGGACCGCCGTGCTCATTCTAAATCGTGCTAATGATTCTGCTCGGGCTGAGTCTTGCATTACGATGGAATAAATATCGAGGAGGCCTGGAACGTGGGAAGTTGGGAAGATTGATAAGCCTCACGGCTACAACATGTTACGCTACGTCTACGCAAGATGGAATTGGCCTCGCGGCCTGGTCTATTTTAATGTTTTTTGTTATTATtcatgttttctttttttatttggGTTGGATTAGTGCTGTTCGGCGTTGAATAGCGCCTGGGTTTCTTGTTATCTGTATGCATATTCGAGTGCCTTCAGCTTTTGGTTGATTGCTTCAgtccttttttcttcttcttttttatcTTACTCAAACAAACCTAGCCTTAAAGCTTACGCACGGAGAAAATACCCCTTTGGATCTTGTCTAGCATTGCAAATATTTACCACGGCATCTTGCTTTTGAGACTGCTGTCATACCAAACCTGATTCTCATGATGTGATGTCAATAATACCAGGCATGGATGTCCCTGCCAATGAAGGTGCTCGATACAAAGCCTCTCACCGCAACCTGACTCTTTTAGAACGCTTTAACTCGTGTCACTGCGCAGTTGAACGCCTCACCTGCACGACTGGCTCTGGGGTGCAGCTCTGAACACGCATATGCAAGCGAGGTGGGATAAAGCATTGAATATGGATGGAGACGCAGTGCTGCCCAACactaaaggctatatagtaatatgTGCTGACGTGCGTGAGAGAACAAGTCCGGCATCGAAACCGGATAAAGGAATCTGATTTATGATCAAGAATGAGAGCCAATATtgaatattaattaattcatTGGGCTTAAAGAAATGAGGCGGGATGTTAACAACCAGCGTAGCTATTGGGTTTCTGAGTTGGTGTAAGTTGGGTATGCATCCATACTCATGATGATTAATTGCCCAATGACGTTGATTTGTTTCAGAAGACAAGGGTTCATCTGCACAAAGATGATGCACTTTACCGGTTTATCATCTCATTGGATGATGACCAAACTCGATATGCTGATGCGTTCCTATGAGCAGCAAGCTTGGGTCGTCTGACACTTTGGGGGCTAAATCATTCTCAAACTGGAGACATGAGATTACGAATAAGTATCATTGTCTTTTGTACAACGTCTAGAAAGAACAGAAAAcataaaagttaaaaaggACAATCCAATCCGAACCCCAAAGGTGAATCCAATCGCAGACGTATAACGCCCCCCCCATCATCAAATCAACTTAATCCtccaatcaatcaatcatgaTAACAATGTCAACTGTACTTGTccacaaacaaacaaataacTTTGACAGAGCATTCATTAAAATAAACAAGAGCCCATTCCATGCAAGTCATGCCATGATCCCTTTGTGTGTATTTCGCGCCAAAAACGCCCATAAGTGTTTTCCATGTTTCGTTTCCAAGCCCTCACATATGAGGGGAGGAAGAATGTGCAAGGGGAATCAAAACAACGGGTAAAAGAGGTATGTAAGAGTAACGCAGACCCTAGAAAAGCAGTATCATCATGCTCGCCTCTAATGCGtaaaaaacaaacaaaaccaTTAAAAACCACTACTCCTCTTTCATCATTACTTCTTTTATGCGACTGCTAACAGAGGCGGCCTACACCCGGGCAATACGTCGCTGTCGTACCAGGAAAGGACTAGGCATCTCGTCTCGCTCTGGGTCCCAGAC is part of the Fusarium poae strain DAOMC 252244 chromosome 4, whole genome shotgun sequence genome and encodes:
- a CDS encoding hypothetical protein (BUSCO:58502at5125) → MSSQAVPDTQLGLTNEEIQLLRQGQAALGGGSSSSRAASRASSQGLLLLDSSSLSALGRYFDHLMASIEQRINYLSHEAQRFTQLQYDEADGIIGGADAEIARYTEILQQLDELEVDFDRIAHIKEIVKGYRSRVESLERDLESSGSSSRHHSHRHSSSHHSSSHRSHGHSHRHSSSHRSRH